GTGCCCTGGGTCTGCCGTCATGAGCAGGAAGGGCTGACCGTGCCGGCGGACGATACGGACGCGCTGGCCCAAGCGGCGCAGCGCCTGTGGCAGGATGCCGCCCTGCGCGCCCGTCTGTCGGCGGGGGCGCTCCGCCGAGCCGCGGAGTTCGACACCCGCCTCATGTGCCAGCGCTACCTGAAGCTGTACCAGCGGGTGATCGCCAGTGCTCACAAGGGGCAGCCCGCCCTGTGCAGAAGGTTCGCCGAGTGCCCCTGATGGTTCCGGAGGACGGCCTGCTCCGCGTGCTGCATCTGAACGCCGGCAATCTCTTCGGCGGCATCGAGACCTATTTACTGACACTGGCCCGGCAGCGGCATCTCTGCCCGGCGATGGAGCTGCACTTCGGCCTCTGCTTTGCGGGCCGACTAGAACAGGAGCTACGGGCCGTGGGGGTCGGCGTGCTGGACCTGGGTCCCGTGCGGCTGAGCCGGCCCTGGACCGTCCTGCGGACGCGGCAGCGCTTGCGGCGCTTCCTGGCGGAAGGGACCATCGACGTGGTCGTCACTCATGGTTCCTGGCCGCACGTTGTTTTCGCCCCAGTGGTCCGGCGCGTGGGTCTGCCCCTGGTGCATTGCCTTCACGGCTGGCTCGATTCCCGCCACTGGCTCAACTGCTTCGCCGCCCGCACTCCACCCGATCATCTGCTGGCCAACAGCCGCTTCACCGCGGATTCCGCCGCGCAGCTCTGGCCTCAGGTTCCCGTCACGGTGATTTATCCGCCACTGCCACTGTCCGAGGAAGCCGCGATTTCGGAGGAAGCCCGGCGGCGCCTGCGGGCTAGTTTCGGTACGGACCCCGACGCCATTGTGATTCTCATGGCCGCTCGGATCGAACCACTCAAGGGGCACGCCGTACTCCTGGAAGCCTTGGGGCGCTTGCGCGCGCAGCCGGGGTGGGAATGCTGGATCGCCGGAGGTGCTCAGCGGCGGGAGGAGGTGCAGTGGCTTGCCGAACTGCGGGCAGATGCTCAGCGGCGGGGGATTGCCGAACGGGTCCGCTTCCTTGGCCAGCGTGCGGATGTGCCGGCGTTGCTGGCCGCCGCCAATCTCTACTGCCAGCCGAATGTCCAACCCGAAGGGTTCGGCCTGGCCCTGGTGGAAGCGCTCCGCGCCGGGCTGCCGGTGATCACGAGCCGCTTTGGGGGTGCCGTCGAGATCGTGACGGACGACTGCGGTATCCTTTGTCCGCCGGGTGACAGTGCAGCCGTGGCCGAGGCGCTGTGCGCCCTGATGGCCGATCCGTCCCTGCGGCAAAGGTTAAGCCAAGCCGGCCCGGCGCGAGCGCGCGCCCTCTGCAATCCCACAGAGCAATTGGCGCGGCTCTACCAGACGCTGGCGGCAGTGCGGCACTCAGTCCGGACATCGCGCCGGTAAAAACACGATCCCTGGGGGAAGACAATGCAGACCCCGCGGGCGAAGCAAAGCAAGCCGGAACGCACCGCAGGTCGCTCTTCGCCGAGGGCGGTTTGACAGAACTATGACACTGATCGCCCTTCCCATACTGGCATTCGGAGCGGCGCTGCTCGTGACGCTGCGGTCGCTGGGCGGCGGGCTGATCTGCGTGATCACGATCGGTTACTTTCATGGATATATTCGTGCCAATTATCTAAGTGTGTACACAACATTCCTGTTTGATGCAGCGATCTTGGGGTTGTATTTGGGGTTTGTGCTCGGCCATTCGGCGCGAGTGGGGCAGTTGAGCCGGTGGGCGCTCAGCGGCTGGGTGGGGCTGCTTCTGCTCTGGCCGGGGATGCTGGTGTTCGTACCTGTCAATGATTTCCTGGTCCAACTCGTAGCTTTGCGGGCGACGGTGTGGTTTGTACCCGTGCTGCTGGTGGCCAGTCAATTGACAGCGGCTGAGCTGGTGCAGTTGGCCCGCGCCCTGGCAGTGCTGAATCTGCTCGCCCTGGGCGGCGGCTTGTATGTGTATTACGCCGGTGTGGAAGCGTTATATCCATTCAATGCTGTGACCCAGATTATTTACATATCGCGGGATGTAGGCTCGGCCGGCTATCATCGCGTGCCGTCCTTCTTCCTGAGTGCCCATGCTTATGGCGGGACGATGCTCTGGACGCTGCCGCTTTTGGTGGAGCGGACCTTTGGCGTGGGGGTGCGGTGGGGGGAACGGCTGTTGGCAGCCAGCGGCCTGTTCGCGGCAGTGGTGGGGATTCTGCTCTGCGGGGCGCGGCAGCCGGCGGCTTTGGCCTTACTCATGCTCCCGGCGGCCTGGGGCTTGGCCCGCTTCCATGCCGGCGTGGGACTGCTCGCTGTCGGACTCGCCGGACTGGGACTGATCCTGTTGGAACAGAGCGAACGTTTCCAGCGAGCCAAGGAACTGCTGGACACGGAGCAAGTGGAACGGCGCGTGCGCCTGAGTGCCAATGAGTCGTTTCTGGAGTTGCTGCTGCGTTATCCGGCGGGGGCGGGGCTGGGGTCGGCGTATGGCACGAGCATTCCGTATTTTTTGGCGGATCGGGCGCCGCAGGCCATCGGCCTGGAAAACGAGTTCAGCCGCCTGCTGGTCGATCAAGGCTGGCTGGGTGTGGGATTGTGGCTGGGGTTTCTGCTGTGGCTGCTGGGCCGGCCGCCGCCGCTGCGCCTGGAGGCGAGTTTCGGCCTGGCCGTGGTCTTCATGCACGCCCTGGCGCTCGTGAGCTGGGCGACGGCCTTTATCGGCACGGGCTTGCTCTCGTCAGTGCCAGGATCAGTGCTGATGCTAGCGCAGATGGGAGTGCTCGCACGGGTGCGGGAGGTGCAGACGGCGTGGAGAAACCGGCCGGCTGGCTGATCGTGGCGGGGGACCTGGCGTTCCACGGCGGGATGGACCGGGCCAATCTGGAGCTGGCGCGGCATCTGGCGGCGGAAGAAGCCGTGCAGGTGGTCGCCCATCAGGTCGATGACACCCTGCTGACGCTACCTCAGGTGCGCGTCCAGCGCGTGCCGCGGCCTGCGGGGCGGCATCTTTTGGGCCGCCCGCTGTTGGCCTGGAGCGGACGGCGCCTGGCCCAGCGCTTGGCGCCCCAAGGCTGGCGCGTCGTGGTCAACGGCATGAATTGTCCCTGGCCGGATGTCAACTGGGTCCACTACTTGCACACGGCCTACGCTCCGGCGGCTTACGGCTCGTTGCTGCAACGCTGGAAGATGCGCTACACCCACCGCTGGGATTGCGCCGCAGAGCGCCGCCTGTTCCCGCAGACACGCCGGCTGGTGTGCAATAGCCGCCAAACGGCGCGTGAGCTGGTGGAGAAACTGGGGGTCTCTCCCGAACGCGTCTCGGTCGTGTATCTGGGGTGCGATCCGCAGGAGCTTCCTCTCGTGACTGTCGGGGAACGCGAAGCGGTGCTGCGGCAGTTCGGCTGGTCCGAGCGTCCGCGTGCCGCCTTCATCGGACAGTTGAGCGACCAGTGTAAAGGCTTCGACGTGCTTTATGCGGCCTGGCGGCGGCTGCACCAGCAGGGGGGATGGGACGCCGAGCTGCTGGTGATCGGGGAAGGGTCCCAGCGGCGGCTGTGGGAACAACGGGCAGGCGCAGAGGGACTGGCGGGGTCGATCCGCTTTCTGGGCCGGCGGCGGGATGTGCCGCAGTTACTGGCTGCCTGTGACATTCTCGTGGCACCGTCCCGTTACGATGCCTACAATCTCGCGGCGCACGAGGCCCTGTGCCGGGGCTTGCCCGCCTTGGTCTCCATCCGCGCCGGCATCAGCGAACGCTACCCGCCGGAGCTACACGACCTGATCCTGGCTGATCCAGAGGACGAGGCCGATTTGGCGGACCGCCTGCGCTCTTGGCTCCCCCGGCGGGAGGAATACGCCGCTTGCGTCCGCTCCTTCTCCGCCACGCTGCGCTCTTACACCTGGGCGGACATGGCTCGCGATTTCCGCACGGCTGTCCTGACCAGCTCCTGACTCGGCCTCCGGCGTCCTTCCGATGTCTCCGCTGCGGATCGTTCTGGTGATGATCGAAGCGCCGGTGCCATTCGGCAATGCGGCGGCGCGCTGGTTCTACGTGCTGTTGCGGGAGCTGACAGCCCGTGGACATCAGGTGACGGCCCTGGCCGCCTGTAGCAAGGCCAGCGAGATGGAAGAGGCCCGGCAGCTCTTCCCCGCGCCGCAGTATGATCTGCGCCTCTACCCTTTCCCCCAGCGCCGGGGCTGGCGGGCCAAGCTGGCCACCCTGCGCCGCCCCTACTCCTACATGTTCTCCGAGACCCTCCAGGAGGACCTGCGCGCGGAACTGGCCCGCGGCTTCGACATCCTCCATCTGGAGCAGCTCTGGTCCGGCTGGCTGGGCTTA
This window of the Thermogemmata fonticola genome carries:
- a CDS encoding glycosyltransferase family 4 protein, whose product is MEKPAGWLIVAGDLAFHGGMDRANLELARHLAAEEAVQVVAHQVDDTLLTLPQVRVQRVPRPAGRHLLGRPLLAWSGRRLAQRLAPQGWRVVVNGMNCPWPDVNWVHYLHTAYAPAAYGSLLQRWKMRYTHRWDCAAERRLFPQTRRLVCNSRQTARELVEKLGVSPERVSVVYLGCDPQELPLVTVGEREAVLRQFGWSERPRAAFIGQLSDQCKGFDVLYAAWRRLHQQGGWDAELLVIGEGSQRRLWEQRAGAEGLAGSIRFLGRRRDVPQLLAACDILVAPSRYDAYNLAAHEALCRGLPALVSIRAGISERYPPELHDLILADPEDEADLADRLRSWLPRREEYAACVRSFSATLRSYTWADMARDFRTAVLTSS
- a CDS encoding glycosyltransferase, yielding MVPEDGLLRVLHLNAGNLFGGIETYLLTLARQRHLCPAMELHFGLCFAGRLEQELRAVGVGVLDLGPVRLSRPWTVLRTRQRLRRFLAEGTIDVVVTHGSWPHVVFAPVVRRVGLPLVHCLHGWLDSRHWLNCFAARTPPDHLLANSRFTADSAAQLWPQVPVTVIYPPLPLSEEAAISEEARRRLRASFGTDPDAIVILMAARIEPLKGHAVLLEALGRLRAQPGWECWIAGGAQRREEVQWLAELRADAQRRGIAERVRFLGQRADVPALLAAANLYCQPNVQPEGFGLALVEALRAGLPVITSRFGGAVEIVTDDCGILCPPGDSAAVAEALCALMADPSLRQRLSQAGPARARALCNPTEQLARLYQTLAAVRHSVRTSRR